GGCCTGTTTTCCATCAGCATTGATATCTTGTCGACTTCTTCCATGTCGTCAACCTCGAGGACGCAGGCGTCCTTGTTACCCGCCCCCAAGTCGATTTCCGGCATCTCATCCTCCGATTCGTCTGTGTCGGACGTTGTTACTCGGCCGTTTTCCATATCCTACGAGCGAGGATACATCAAGCGAATCGAAATGGTCGGAAAATTTAGGGACAAGAGAAAGGAGCGGGAAAGAAAAAGGGATAAGCAAGTATTTCTCAAAGTTCATATTACCCACCGTCAAGGACTTGAGTTGATAGAATTCCCGGTTCTTCTTCACAGTTTCGATGAGGGACTTCTGTATGTCCGCGAGTTTTTGCTCATCGCTCCAAGAGTTGCCGGCAGTGACCTTGGGTACCGCTGGGGTCGGGAGAGGCGCCAAGTAGACGGCGGTTCCCGTCGCCATCCCGATCAGGAGCCTCTCCCCGATGGAGACTTGGACCCTAAGTCCGAACAGCGCGTTCATGCTCCTCACCTTGATTTTGTTGAGCAAGAGGCTGTGGAGTTCGTACTCGAGGAAGGGGAGACCGTCGGAAATCTCCTTGGCGTTCAGTTCGCCCCTGAGGTCCCTCTTGGGTCTACAAACTGTCGCCTGGACAACGCAACCTCTTCCGGTTATCGGAATACTTTCCGGCAGCTCGATGGTGGTGAACAGAATGTCCGGGACTTTGCCGCGGCGACAAATCGCGCACTTCAGAACCTTGACCCTGAAAGGTACGCTGCTCTCGCTGTATGGCAAGTGACACACACTGCAGGAGCTCGGAGGAAGCGGAATTGAGTGGGACGAGGTTTGCTCGGTACCGTCGGACTGTCTTGTCTTTGCATCCTGAACGCCGTTGACGTCTGGGGCGGCCGTTTCTTCGGTCTGATCATTTTTTCCCTCGCCCTTGTCACTGTCACTTTTGTCTCCCTTCTCGCTCTTTGTCGCGCTGGCTGGCTGAGCTTTCTGCTGACCCTTTTCCCGCTCAAAGTCCGTCCTGTCCAAGGATGTGGTCGTGATTTCACGCTGATGAATTCGACTGATCAACGGGTTATCAGGTTCCTGACTTGTGTTCTGGAGGTTTATTACCGCAGCCGTCCCAGCGGCACTCAAGACGCAGACGTCGTCGCTAGAGGAAACGATTAATTCTGCATTACGAAGTCGTCGTCGGATGGACAAGAGCTCTCACACCTCGTCTAGCATGCTAAAGACCAAAAATCTCCCGGAATGCTCCTACCATATGCTCGTTTCCTCGCGATATCCCAACACCACATTGCAAGCTAGGGCCCTTGCGTGGGAGCGAACTTCCATACGAATCTCAGTCCACCAAGCATCGCGGCTCTCTGGTTCTTCGAGGTTGCTTATTCTTTCGAGAAGCTTTACGGACCTAGCGCTGACAGTACCGCCTAGAACAGTGTATTCTCTGTAGTGTTTTACTTGCtcaattagaaaaaaaaaaaaaaaaaaaaacgcccatTCCATAACTAGGTGTTTTTAACTGACTTCTACGATTCAGCAAAGGAGTCTTGGGTCTTACCTAAGTGCAGTATAAAGCCGGGCGGGTATTGCTGCATGGTAATGAAGGGGTATTCTAGCATGTCAAGTGCTTCCTGGTTCATCGGTCTGACCACCGCAGTCACTGGTCTCAAATAACCCCCCATAGACGACCTGTCGCTTCCAGTTAGCGAGTTACCTGCAGTTACATCGCATACTTTCATCAGAATAAGCTCTGTCGGCTGTCTTTCACAGCGCGCCTTTGTCACATACTGCACAAGACATAACGTGCGCGTGAAGAGTATTTCAAAAGGTTTCAATTAGGATTACTGGTAATATCTTGAGACAGAAAATgctaataaatataaaactgTCTTTTGAATCACTCTGACGTGTAGCGTTCAACCATTAGGACGAAGGCACACGTATAAACCGTGAAAGGTAAAGTTCTCAGAATGCGGTATAACCTGCATCATTAGGACTTTTTTCACGCGTACAAGTAGATTTGTTTCAGCGGTTGCAAGGCatttgaagagaaaataatacatacgtatatgaaAAATACAAGGATTGCGAGACCGGACTGTCTCCTAAAAATAGATAGACGAAACGCAAAGAAATTTATCACGAGAATCGTATTGGCCATCAATatgtttttagaaaaatctgTCTCTCAAGCTACTTCGATCACTTCCTGTAAACGTACTCCCCTTCAAGGTTTACATGCGTATACCTACTCCTGTATAAACAGGCATAGCATGGTAAGATAATCTTAAAAGTTGGACACTTGCGTTACACGATGATATCAAGGCGTCGTTACATGAACAGTTTATCTTGCAGAAGTCTAACAGCCATGCTAATTAAGAAAAGGTAAAGctaaacaaatattttggtGTTCTCAGGGCGTTATACTTATGTCGTTGtttgtataggtatgtatggTATATGGGAATCCTTTGAAGAGTGacatacacgcatacattGATCTAAGGAAGTAAATAATTGCCATTTAATTAGAATAGATGTATCAGAGAGGCATGTATAATTTTCGTGTTTACCGAGTAAATAGTTTATAGGTGAAGAGTATACATCAATTGATAAGCTTGAAGATGTGAtacgttattattgttaacGCTGTTAATCACTGTCATCTCAGGCCACCAGGTTTACTGTCCTCCGGGGTATTTTTCACTCTTTGTTAAACTAGTACAGGTGGTAGTGAGTACACAAGAATGATGCTGATCTGTTGTTGTTGCCGATGATATTTGTCGCGATGTTGAGTACGCGTAAAGGCAGAGACGAAGACATGACAATATTACTGTTACGATAGAGTAACAAACGTATGGTAGACGAGTAATATTGTAGTCACTGGGTCACGCTACAGAGCGACaacgagagaaagaaacaaaatgtCAAGATACATGAACATCAGCATTCTCCCGTCAGTACTCACGTTTACGATAATATCCTGCCGGGGAGAAATATTCCgaatgaaacagaaaaatcaaaagaaaatcTTTTGAAACATTGAATTGATGATTGTACGCCACTTTTTATGGCAATCTCATGTCGTTAGTTCAACACTTACATAAATCTTTATTCAATGACGAGGTAAATTATCCTGAGAATTTGATTAGTGCATTTTACGTGAGAGAAAAATGTAACCCTGACTTTTCCATACCTCCGATTACTATGTATGACTGTAGCATTAGCAAAGTGGAAATATGAGTTGCGTGACGTGCTACGCTAATAAAACTACCTGCCGAAACACCTACAATTATGTTCGATTCCAGAGggtaaaacgaaattttctaTGATATTTAAAACGGGGCTACATATTATACGAACTTGATACGGTAAAGGTCAAGTCCGCCGTCAATGGAAAAGTCCCGATGGCTACGAAAGCAGGTagcgtgaagaaaaaaaaggaaagaaataaaagttatGGGTTATCCTCTACCTCGGAAAAGTTTTATGCAACGCTCTACTCGAGACTTATACCTAAGAAACGCCCCCAGGTAATAAATAGCAAGTGCAAAATTATAATGAGCAGACGACACGCACACCCCCTCGCAGCACACGCAGCATCGTACATATTGTTGTGAATGTGGTAGACCTACCTTTCGGAGTAATACTGAGATCAGAGTCGCTGGATCTCCGGTGTATCGGGACGGCCGAATTGGCCTTAATTACCGGTGACTTGGATATTTTGTTGCTCACGCCTGCGGGAGTCGGCGTCGAAGGTGGCGCAGGGCTCGGGTTACCCGGTGGTGGTGCGACATCCGGTTGCTGCCTACGAGGATCGGGATAGCAAGGCACACACGAGTTGTCAGTAGTGTTAGCATTATTAGTATTGTTAGTTGTACCAACGCCCTCTTGCGCATCTCTCAAGTTGCACTCGCTGTGACTTTTGCGCACCACCGAGACGATGGTAAGTTTCTCCGGCGTTAAAAGATTACTACCAGCGTTAGTACGAGGTTCTAATCCTGACCCAAAGCTAAGCTCGCTCAACTCTACGTCAACTAATTTACTATCGCTAGGATTTTGGGAAGGGTCAAATCGGGTTGCCGAAGCAGTCGCCTGCAGCATCTTGACCGCGTCTTCCCGATTATCATCCGTCCCGGTCTCGGCTTCGAGCTCAACGATCGGCGGTTCAATCGCGATCAAACAACCCTCGGTTTTCTCAAGAGCCTCCGAACCCCCTGAGTGGGTTCCTTGTTTTTCCCGGTTTACGGTAAAACCGACTCTCGAACCACTCGCCTCGTCCCCGCTACCGACAGACTGATTGTGAGGGGTGAAAAGCGCATGCCGAGAACCGATCGAGGATGCcgatgaataattttgtcgTGCAAAGGACGAGCCGGTCCCGTAGCTCTGGATGGAGGAATCTTCCGGGGACTTGGACCTTGACGTTCTCCTGCGGTGTCGATGCTTTCGGATAGAATCGGGCGAAGGGGTCACACTAGCAGCAACCTTGTCTCTCCTGTGCTTTCGGCTCCGGGACGAATCGTTTCTGTGCCGATCCCGCATAGAATGCACGAGCATTTTAGTGTCGATGATTTTGATCAGCTCCAGCATGCACTGTCGTTTTTGCTTGCTCCGCAGTCTGTCCACCCGTGCCAAGTCCTCCGCACTTCTTACCATTTCCGGCCGTGGTTCGCACCGCTCTTTCGGCTTGACGGCACCCTCGTCGCTCCCAAAGTTGCTCTTGGCGTTCACTTCCGTAACCTTGAGCAGGGGGACCGAAAGGTGACTGTGATCCTCCTTCGAGGTTGAATCAATCACTATTGCAACGGGCTTAATCTTCTGCAGGGGTTCGGCTATCTCTCTGTCTCTTGGAGACCCTCGATATATAACTGTCTCGTTCCTTTCGACCTTTTTCAAAGTCTTTTCCGACTTTTTCGCAGCTTCCTCGTGATTTTTCGACGACATTTTTTCCACCCCTTCTTTGGCAGTGGTTTTACTATCCGCGGCGTGCTTGCCACCCGGCGATATATTCAAGCTTTTGAAAATACTCAGTTTTCTCTTCGTTTCGGCTTTAAATgactctgatttttttttcaaactgattCTGCTGGGCGCTACGAATCTTCGAATCGCCCTCTCATTCAGACTCACCGATCTCTGCAGACTGACCGTCCTGGCATCCACCCAAGGGTCCACGTccggaaaaaatatttcacaactCTGGTCCTCGGTCGGAGTGCTCGCAGCGGCTGGTTTCGAATCTGCAGGGTTGTCGAAGCGCTCCTGCCTATCGAGGAACTCCGTTTCCTTGGCGGTCATACTGGAGGTGATGGCAATCGTGTCGCCGTCGTTCGCTACTGCCTCTGCCGAGGCATCGAGATTCTCGTCACGACTGAAATTGGAGTCGTTGCGTACTGGTCTCTGAATATGGAGCTCCCCGTAATTTTGTGGCAAAAAAGATGGGGAAGCTGCCCTGCGAGGTATGAGCTCAGCTTCCTCGATGGAATTCCGCTTCTCAAACCAGATATCCGAGCCGCGACTTTCGGTGCTGGAGGACATCGGCTCGCTGGATACGGAaaggtttttcttttcttcggtTGGAACAGTAGTGAAGATGCCCGCCTCATGATCGAAGTAGCTGTCCTTTTTCTCCTCCAGCTTCGAACCGATTGACGTCAATTTTCCGTCCCCCGTGAGAGGCGATCCAGGCTCTCCGTGGGTCAGAGAATCGTCGAGTATGTTGTAGTTCGTGCTCGATTCCGAGGGCTCGTCCTCCGAACTCTCAGTGTCAGATTCGTCGGACGAaacgtcctcctcctcctcctcctcccgaAGGCGACGCTTCGGCGTCAAGCTTTTGACGACTTTCTCGGAGCCCTTCCGAGACGTCAAGTCCGCATTCGCCTCCGTCTCCGCGATCTCCTCTTTCCGATCGCTCGACTGCGTCCCAGCTTCCGACTCGGCCATCCGGGCCTCGAACTCTTCGCAAGCGATCCTGATCGGCGATGGTGCGGGACTTTCGTGGTCCTCCATCACGCTGTCGAGGGCGAGTCCGGCGTGGACAGACCTGATGAGGAGCGCGGCCATGCCGTCACTCGAGTTTCGCTTCGAGCTGCTCTTCTTATTCCTGCCAAGTGAGTAGAGGTCGGATATCGAGGATCTGGCAGACTCTGAGCTGACAGACCAGGTGCTGGAGAAGGTGCTGTCCAGGTCACTCTGGTCCTCGTCAAAGGAGTCGGAGAACCTCGCTCTGAGTTGACTCACCCTCTTTGACAGCATGCTCTGCGGCAGATATCGCAGGTTCTTTAATCCCCTGGAAAACCTGTTGCCCGCTATCTCACCCCTCATATCTTCCTGAGCAAGGATTGACCTGAGGGACAATTCATCGGCGTCCTCAGGCAAAGATATGTTCGAATCGAAACTCCGACGGAGGTTGTTGTAACTCGACTGCTGTGACAAATGCCTGAGCATTTTACCGCTGGATCCGGCAGATCTGTAGCTGGGCACGACGATCAACGGTTTCGAACGCTTCTTCAGAGTCTTTCCATAGCCCGGAAACTTGCTGCTTACTTTAGTCGTTTGCAGGCTTGACAGTGACGCGGCTTGGCTACGGTCGGGGGAGTGAGAAAGCAAGGGAACACTCTCGTCTAATTCTAGGCATTCGAAACTCGCTTTGTGGGGTAAGCCAAGCAGCGCAAGCCTAAACGTATGCATGCGGGGGGTCGGGTACAAAAAGAGATATCTATCAGTTAATCAGTTTTCATGTTGTACAGAGATCGAATGGGTACGGGGTTCAGTTGAATTCGAGGGGTGAAGACAGCTTGAACGGCAATATCATGTGGGAATGTCAGGATTTgtcataaataaattcactCGAGATTAATTCCCTTCAAATTGTATACACCTCCTCAATTCCAGAGAATACAGTTTTTGCTCATATTTTAGATAGGACAAAGTTGAAGTTACATATATCGCAATCAAGCGTAAATCAACACAactcaataaattttcatccgaaATCGGGAGTATCCAAAGGAGTCCTTACTAGTTGGTTTGAAAGAATATGCGTTTACAAGAGGATGAAGAGAATGAATCGTCAAATCTTCGATGCCTATCGCCCTGCTTCCTGCACTCAAATTGTGAGTCACGGGTGAACAAGCAGATCAGTCTAGTGCGGTAATcattggaaaatgaaaattcatatatttataatagcGATCTAGCCCGAGGTAAAATCCTATCTCTAATCTTCTATCAAGAAATCACTTTTCCCAGATGCATCATAATAAGACCTCAGCTGATAAGAAACTGATATCGGAAGATGTAAACACTTTGGAAAATATAATGATGCAGGAGAAAATAATGCCGTGTGTTTCCACAACCAAATAATGAAGTATATGTGTGTAGAAGTCAATGACCCGTGTACGTTAACGTATGGAACCATTTcgtggggggtggggggaaTGCAACTTCGACAATTTAATATCGGGTAAATCTGCCATCATTATGACGACcggaatttcatttctttgagATTTACCCTGAAGTGCAAAAATATAGGCAGGTTTACCCTGTGTTCGATTGCTGTGAAACAAGATATTTCTGGTTCTTACATTGGTGTTGCACTTCATAAACGCGGCTTAAACAACTTCAGAGAAAATTGATACGATAAATATGAAGGTTCGAAGTAATCGAGTTATATACTCACTCTTCGGAGGTCAAATTCTCCGCTGGCACACTGGATGAATCGTGCATTTTGACAAGAGTAACAGCAGTTCCAATGCCTCTTGCTACGATTCCGGATTCACCTTCCAAATCAAAGCATTGATAATACCTGCAAGAAGGTACAAATATACTCTACAAGATGCAAGATGAGAAAGATCCCCAGAAAGTTATACGGCAATAGTAGCAGCAGTTACCCGATAACGGCATTGCCTCCAAGATCTAGTGCCTTGAGCCCAATTTTTCTCTGAACTTCTCCGcttagtttgaaaaaaagtgtttgTCGAGCTTCGTTTGAAGCTCTGGGAGTTCGTATCTTGTCGATCCACTTGTATTCAGGATCGTCATTAACGACGAGCTCTTCCACAAAGCCATGTATGATTTGAGCATGGTACCCATGCGGAATTATCGGTGctagaaaaattacattaatagattacaaataaattttaatcaaagaATCGACTCATGAATGAGATATCAGAGAAACCAAATATATAAACTCACAGCAGAAGAATTGAACCCCACAAGAAGATTGCCTGAACTTATTGAAGTCGGAAAACAATTCCACTTTCACGATGATATTCACTTCGCCACGTATTCCGTGCATGGTATCGTAGACCGGTATCCAGCCATTCATTACGGAGCCTGTGGGTATGGGATCTATATCAAACTTGTGCTGCCAAAATCGACAAATTAGTTGTTcaaaaacataaatatttgGCAAGACATCAACTTATTTCCAAGGTCATCTGAGAAGCAACGAATCGCTCGTCATGGTCATTAACTTTGGCTATTTTGCAACTGATCACAGTAAAAATTtgtgatagaatttttttacatgtatTATTAACTACTGACCTCCCTGAGTGCTGGAGCTGGAGCTCATTGACGCCTCGAGAGTCCACATATTTTTGACCGGAAGAGGAGTGCCAGGCAGTAATAGCGGGTTCAAATCTAGGTAGACCTTGCCGATGGCGTCGTTGGCAGAGTACGTGTCGTGGTCCATCAGCCTGATTTGCAGAGGTTCGTCCTGTAGCTCGGCTTCATCCACCTCGAACCTGTACCACTCTGAGTTCCACTGGGGATTCAGAGATTTCCGGCATACGTCCGTCTTGTAGGTTGTGTTcccaaattttatttcaacataaG
This region of Neodiprion virginianus isolate iyNeoVirg1 chromosome 7, iyNeoVirg1.1, whole genome shotgun sequence genomic DNA includes:
- the LOC124309212 gene encoding uncharacterized protein LOC124309212 isoform X7, whose amino-acid sequence is MNGWIPVYDTMHGIRGEVNIIVKVELFSDFNKFRQSSCGVQFFCSPIIPHGYHAQIIHGFVEELVVNDDPEYKWIDKIRTPRASNEARQTLFFKLSGEVQRKIGLKALDLGGNAVIGYYQCFDLEGESGIVARGIGTAVTLVKMHDSSSVPAENLTSEELALLGLPHKASFECLELDESVPLLSHSPDRSQAASLSSLQTTKVSSKFPGYGKTLKKRSKPLIVVPSYRSAGSSGKMLRHLSQQSSYNNLRRSFDSNISLPEDADELSLRSILAQEDMRGEIAGNRFSRGLKNLRYLPQSMLSKRVSQLRARFSDSFDEDQSDLDSTFSSTWSVSSESARSSISDLYSLGRNKKSSSKRNSSDGMAALLIRSVHAGLALDSVMEDHESPAPSPIRIACEEFEARMAESEAGTQSSDRKEEIAETEANADLTSRKGSEKVVKSLTPKRRLREEEEEEDVSSDESDTESSEDEPSESSTNYNILDDSLTHGEPGSPLTGDGKLTSIGSKLEEKKDSYFDHEAGIFTTVPTEEKKNLSVSSEPMSSSTESRGSDIWFEKRNSIEEAELIPRRAASPSFLPQNYGELHIQRPVRNDSNFSRDENLDASAEAVANDGDTIAITSSMTAKETEFLDRQERFDNPADSKPAAASTPTEDQSCEIFFPDVDPWVDARTVSLQRSVSLNERAIRRFVAPSRISLKKKSESFKAETKRKLSIFKSLNISPGGKHAADSKTTAKEGVEKMSSKNHEEAAKKSEKTLKKVERNETVIYRGSPRDREIAEPLQKIKPVAIVIDSTSKEDHSHLSVPLLKVTEVNAKSNFGSDEGAVKPKERCEPRPEMVRSAEDLARVDRLRSKQKRQCMLELIKIIDTKMLVHSMRDRHRNDSSRSRKHRRDKVAASVTPSPDSIRKHRHRRRTSRSKSPEDSSIQSYGTGSSFARQNYSSASSIGSRHALFTPHNQSVGSGDEASGSRVGFTVNREKQGTHSGGSEALEKTEGCLIAIEPPIVELEAETGTDDNREDAVKMLQATASATRFDPSQNPSDSKLVDVELSELSFGSGLEPRTNAGSNLLTPEKLTIVSVVRKSHSECNLRDAQEGVGTTNNTNNANTTDNSCVPCYPDPRRQQPDVAPPPGNPSPAPPSTPTPAGVSNKISKSPVIKANSAVPIHRRSSDSDLSITPKGYYRKRNSLTGSDRSSMGGYLRPVTAVVRPMNQEALDMLEYPFITMQQYPPGFILHLGGTVSARSVKLLERISNLEEPESRDAWWTEIRMEVRSHARALACNVVLGYREETSICDDVCVLSAAGTAAVINLQNTSQEPDNPLISRIHQREITTTSLDRTDFEREKGQQKAQPASATKSEKGDKSDSDKGEGKNDQTEETAAPDVNGVQDAKTRQSDGTEQTSSHSIPLPPSSCSVCHLPYSESSVPFRVKVLKCAICRRGKVPDILFTTIELPESIPITGRGCVVQATVCRPKRDLRGELNAKEISDGLPFLEYELHSLLLNKIKVRSMNALFGLRVQVSIGERLLIGMATGTAVYLAPLPTPAVPKVTAGNSWSDEQKLADIQKSLIETVKKNREFYQLKSLTDMENGRVTTSDTDESEDEMPEIDLGAGNKDACVLEVDDMEEVDKISMLMENRPPDGFHVVNTQNIPGLEDLEIVRNLQMFTQLWRAKIPVGQPASVSTKYFGRLLQSVYFKLRKMVPCALCDLQFKVELPEPDEIQLSVVGMALGLGEPTKLNKYKRKVLPHSISRDQVKKTDENDLIFSLDEDHVMPENAVSTGAPNTSSLHSAGQSGSLIQRSRPRSPLRTRVHTLHKHKHVPLKERYGVDITPLSYMPGGRIERYLGNLNFFFIRESTAIREGGGLSGFVHSFVTEVLAIVRAHVTALGGNAMVAYFMTQLVLCHSPHKNQESSCTHKAISPTTDGLCSVSKCEIRRRAWWVDGSNDVVKSFKV
- the LOC124309212 gene encoding uncharacterized protein LOC124309212 isoform X5, with protein sequence MPGKVKVKILAGRNLPVMDRSSDTTDAYVEIKFGNTTYKTDVCRKSLNPQWNSEWYRFEVDEAELQDEPLQIRLMDHDTYSANDAIGKVYLDLNPLLLPGTPLPVKNMWTLEASMSSSSSTQGDPIPTGSVMNGWIPVYDTMHGIRGEVNIIVKVELFSDFNKFRQSSCGVQFFCSPIIPHGYHAQIIHGFVEELVVNDDPEYKWIDKIRTPRASNEARQTLFFKLSGEVQRKIGLKALDLGGNAVIGYYQCFDLEGESGIVARGIGTAVTLVKMHDSSSVPAENLTSEELALLGLPHKASFECLELDESVPLLSHSPDRSQAASLSSLQTTKVSSKFPGYGKTLKKRSKPLIVVPSYRSAGSSGKMLRHLSQQSSYNNLRRSFDSNISLPEDADELSLRSILAQEDMRGEIAGNRFSRGLKNLRYLPQSMLSKRVSQLRARFSDSFDEDQSDLDSTFSSTWSVSSESARSSISDLYSLGRNKKSSSKRNSSDGMAALLIRSVHAGLALDSVMEDHESPAPSPIRIACEEFEARMAESEAGTQSSDRKEEIAETEANADLTSRKGSEKVVKSLTPKRRLREEEEEEDVSSDESDTESSEDEPSESSTNYNILDDSLTHGEPGSPLTGDGKLTSIGSKLEEKKDSYFDHEAGIFTTVPTEEKKNLSVSSEPMSSSTESRGSDIWFEKRNSIEEAELIPRRAASPSFLPQNYGELHIQRPVRNDSNFSRDENLDASAEAVANDGDTIAITSSMTAKETEFLDRQERFDNPADSKPAAASTPTEDQSCEIFFPDVDPWVDARTVSLQRSVSLNERAIRRFVAPSRISLKKKSESFKAETKRKLSIFKSLNISPGGKHAADSKTTAKEGVEKMSSKNHEEAAKKSEKTLKKVERNETVIYRGSPRDREIAEPLQKIKPVAIVIDSTSKEDHSHLSVPLLKVTEVNAKSNFGSDEGAVKPKERCEPRPEMVRSAEDLARVDRLRSKQKRQCMLELIKIIDTKMLVHSMRDRHRNDSSRSRKHRRDKVAASVTPSPDSIRKHRHRRRTSRSKSPEDSSIQSYGTGSSFARQNYSSASSIGSRHALFTPHNQSVGSGDEASGSRVGFTVNREKQGTHSGGSEALEKTEGCLIAIEPPIVELEAETGTDDNREDAVKMLQATASATRFDPSQNPSDSKLVDVELSELSFGSGLEPRTNAGSNLLTPEKLTIVSVVRKSHSECNLRDAQEGVGTTNNTNNANTTDNSCVPCYPDPRRQQPDVAPPPGNPSPAPPSTPTPAGVSNKISKSPVIKANSAVPIHRRSSDSDLSITPKGYYRKRNSLTGSDRSSMGGYLRPVTAVVRPMNQEALDMLEYPFITMQQYPPGFILHLGGTVSARSVKLLERISNLEEPESRDAWWTEIRMEVRSHARALACNVVLGYREETSICDDVCVLSAAGTAAVINLQNTSQEPDNPLISRIHQREITTTSLDRTDFEREKGQQKAQPASATKSEKGDKSDSDKGEGKNDQTEETAAPDVNGVQDAKTRQSDGTEQTSSHSIPLPPSSCSVCHLPYSESSVPFRVKVLKCAICRRGKVPDILFTTIELPESIPITGRGCVVQATVCRPKRDLRGELNAKEISDGLPFLEYELHSLLLNKIKVRSMNALFGLRVQVSIGERLLIGMATGTAVYLAPLPTPAVPKVTAGNSWSDEQKLADIQKSLIETVKKNREFYQLKSLTDMENGRVTTSDTDESEDEMPEIDLGAGNKDACVLEVDDMEEVDKISMLMENRPPDGFHVVNTQNIPGLEDLEIVRNLQMFTQLWRAKIPVGQPASVSTKYFGRLLQSVYFKLRKMVPCALCDLQFKVELPEPDEIQLSVVGMALGLGEPTKLNKYKRKVLPHSISRDQVKKTDENDLIFSLDEDHVMPENAVSTGAPNTSSLHSAGQSGSLIQRSRPRSPLRTRVHTLHKHKHVPLKERYGVDITPLSYMPGGRIERYLGNLNFFFIRESTAIREGGGLSGFVHSFVTEVLAIVRAHVTALGGNAMVAYFMTQLVLCHSPHKNQESSCTHKAISPTTDGLCSVSKCEIRRRA
- the LOC124309212 gene encoding uncharacterized protein LOC124309212 isoform X1 translates to MPGKVKVKILAGRNLPVMDRSSDTTDAYVEIKFGNTTYKTDVCRKSLNPQWNSEWYRFEVDEAELQDEPLQIRLMDHDTYSANDAIGKVYLDLNPLLLPGTPLPVKNMWTLEASMSSSSSTQGDPIPTGSVMNGWIPVYDTMHGIRGEVNIIVKVELFSDFNKFRQSSCGVQFFCSPIIPHGYHAQIIHGFVEELVVNDDPEYKWIDKIRTPRASNEARQTLFFKLSGEVQRKIGLKALDLGGNAVIGYYQCFDLEGESGIVARGIGTAVTLVKMHDSSSVPAENLTSEELALLGLPHKASFECLELDESVPLLSHSPDRSQAASLSSLQTTKVSSKFPGYGKTLKKRSKPLIVVPSYRSAGSSGKMLRHLSQQSSYNNLRRSFDSNISLPEDADELSLRSILAQEDMRGEIAGNRFSRGLKNLRYLPQSMLSKRVSQLRARFSDSFDEDQSDLDSTFSSTWSVSSESARSSISDLYSLGRNKKSSSKRNSSDGMAALLIRSVHAGLALDSVMEDHESPAPSPIRIACEEFEARMAESEAGTQSSDRKEEIAETEANADLTSRKGSEKVVKSLTPKRRLREEEEEEDVSSDESDTESSEDEPSESSTNYNILDDSLTHGEPGSPLTGDGKLTSIGSKLEEKKDSYFDHEAGIFTTVPTEEKKNLSVSSEPMSSSTESRGSDIWFEKRNSIEEAELIPRRAASPSFLPQNYGELHIQRPVRNDSNFSRDENLDASAEAVANDGDTIAITSSMTAKETEFLDRQERFDNPADSKPAAASTPTEDQSCEIFFPDVDPWVDARTVSLQRSVSLNERAIRRFVAPSRISLKKKSESFKAETKRKLSIFKSLNISPGGKHAADSKTTAKEGVEKMSSKNHEEAAKKSEKTLKKVERNETVIYRGSPRDREIAEPLQKIKPVAIVIDSTSKEDHSHLSVPLLKVTEVNAKSNFGSDEGAVKPKERCEPRPEMVRSAEDLARVDRLRSKQKRQCMLELIKIIDTKMLVHSMRDRHRNDSSRSRKHRRDKVAASVTPSPDSIRKHRHRRRTSRSKSPEDSSIQSYGTGSSFARQNYSSASSIGSRHALFTPHNQSVGSGDEASGSRVGFTVNREKQGTHSGGSEALEKTEGCLIAIEPPIVELEAETGTDDNREDAVKMLQATASATRFDPSQNPSDSKLVDVELSELSFGSGLEPRTNAGSNLLTPEKLTIVSVVRKSHSECNLRDAQEGVGTTNNTNNANTTDNSCVPCYPDPRRQQPDVAPPPGNPSPAPPSTPTPAGVSNKISKSPVIKANSAVPIHRRSSDSDLSITPKGYYRKRNSLTGSDRSSMGGYLRPVTAVVRPMNQEALDMLEYPFITMQQYPPGFILHLGGTVSARSVKLLERISNLEEPESRDAWWTEIRMEVRSHARALACNVVLGYREETSICDDVCVLSAAGTAAVINLQNTSQEPDNPLISRIHQREITTTSLDRTDFEREKGQQKAQPASATKSEKGDKSDSDKGEGKNDQTEETAAPDVNGVQDAKTRQSDGTEQTSSHSIPLPPSSCSVCHLPYSESSVPFRVKVLKCAICRRGKVPDILFTTIELPESIPITGRGCVVQATVCRPKRDLRGELNAKEISDGLPFLEYELHSLLLNKIKVRSMNALFGLRVQVSIGERLLIGMATGTAVYLAPLPTPAVPKVTAGNSWSDEQKLADIQKSLIETVKKNREFYQLKSLTDMENGRVTTSDTDESEDEMPEIDLGAGNKDACVLEVDDMEEVDKISMLMENRPPDGFHVVNTQNIPGLEDLEIVRNLQMFTQLWRAKIPVGQPASVSTKYFGRLLQSVYFKLRKMVPCALCDLQFKVELPEPDEIQLSVVGMALGLGEPTKLNKYKRKVLPHSISRDQVKKTDENDLIFSLDEDHVMPENAVSTGAPNTSSLHSAGQSGSLIQRSRPRSPLRTRVHTLHKHKHVPLKERYGVDITPLSYMPGGRIERYLGNLNFFFIRESTAIREGGGLSGFVHSFVTEVLAIVRAHVTALGGNAMVAYFMTQLVLCHSPHKNQESSCTHKAISPTTDGLCSVSKCEIRRRAWWVDGSNDVVKSFKV